The following are encoded together in the Thermococcus sibiricus MM 739 genome:
- a CDS encoding class I SAM-dependent methyltransferase, giving the protein MNPAKRYDKFSKIYDIFESPMEMMAFSKYRKKALSLVKGKVLEIGVGTGKNLLYYPPDVEVVGIDFSSGMLEKAEEKRKELGLKNVKLLLMDTQNMEFDDNTFDTVVSTFVFCTVPDPVKGLKEAYRVLKPGGRTIFLEHMKSQSKLLNVPLYLMEPFIKTLLGTSLLRETQKNIEKAGFKIEKVENLFFDIVRLIVATK; this is encoded by the coding sequence ATGAACCCAGCAAAAAGATATGATAAATTTTCAAAAATTTATGACATCTTCGAGAGCCCAATGGAAATGATGGCGTTTTCAAAGTACCGAAAGAAAGCGTTGAGCCTGGTTAAGGGCAAAGTTCTCGAAATAGGTGTTGGAACCGGAAAGAACCTGCTCTACTATCCTCCCGATGTTGAGGTGGTTGGTATAGACTTCAGCAGTGGGATGCTCGAAAAGGCCGAGGAGAAGAGAAAAGAGCTCGGTTTGAAAAACGTTAAGCTCCTTCTGATGGATACCCAAAATATGGAATTTGATGACAACACTTTTGATACCGTAGTCAGCACTTTTGTGTTCTGCACCGTTCCCGACCCAGTTAAAGGGCTGAAAGAGGCCTACAGGGTCTTAAAGCCTGGAGGCAGGACAATATTTTTAGAACATATGAAAAGCCAGTCAAAGCTTTTAAACGTCCCCCTTTACCTCATGGAGCCGTTCATAAAAACGCTGCTTGGCACGTCGCTACTCAGAGAAACTCAAAAGAACATTGAAAAAGCCGGCTTTAAGATAGAGAAAGTTGAGAACCTATTCTTTGATATTGTGAGGCTGATTGTAGCAACAAAATAA
- a CDS encoding DMT family transporter, with the protein MTHHYGYVSAVLAAFLFGISSTLNKIALRDVHPMVVAGSVYLTAGIVLMLLRFTPVKERILKKFESGVKTQESFSGRDIVILAFVVLFGSFLGPLSFMFGLNNTTAVNASLLLNTETLFTVLIALLVFKEKASRRSGIGILLILIGTVVISTENFREVELSKGLLGNILILLAGLSWAIDNNLSKLLSVKRDLFLVTSLKGLFGGAALLILASLVEVSLHVPLQSIPYVFTVGAFSIGFSLVLFLFALREIGAMKTGAIFSTSSLVGAIFAFLVLGESFTTVKAFFGVLMFIGVYILSLE; encoded by the coding sequence ATGACGCATCACTACGGCTATGTGAGCGCAGTTTTAGCAGCTTTCCTCTTTGGAATAAGCTCAACGCTGAATAAAATCGCCCTTAGAGATGTCCATCCAATGGTGGTAGCAGGGAGCGTTTATCTGACCGCAGGGATAGTGTTGATGCTTCTTAGATTCACCCCGGTCAAAGAGAGAATCCTCAAAAAGTTTGAATCTGGCGTTAAAACTCAAGAATCCTTTTCAGGGCGGGATATCGTGATACTAGCTTTTGTGGTTCTGTTCGGCTCCTTTCTGGGACCTCTCTCGTTCATGTTCGGTCTGAACAACACGACGGCCGTTAATGCGTCTTTGCTTCTCAACACCGAAACGTTATTCACGGTTTTAATAGCCCTTTTAGTCTTTAAGGAAAAAGCATCGCGGAGAAGTGGAATTGGAATTCTCCTAATCCTAATCGGGACCGTTGTTATCTCCACGGAAAACTTCAGGGAAGTAGAGCTTAGTAAGGGCCTCCTCGGGAATATCTTGATACTCCTGGCGGGCCTTTCTTGGGCCATAGACAACAACTTGAGCAAGCTGCTGAGCGTTAAGAGGGATCTGTTCTTAGTAACCTCGCTGAAGGGACTGTTTGGGGGAGCTGCATTGTTAATTCTGGCATCTCTGGTTGAGGTTTCTCTCCATGTCCCGCTTCAGAGCATTCCCTACGTGTTCACGGTCGGTGCCTTCAGCATAGGCTTTTCCCTCGTGCTGTTTCTGTTCGCTTTGAGGGAGATCGGAGCAATGAAAACGGGGGCAATTTTTTCAACCTCTTCCTTAGTGGGTGCCATTTTTGCTTTTTTGGTTCTCGGGGAGAGCTTCACGACAGTTAAGGCATTTTTCGGCGTTTTGATGTTCATTGGGGTGTATATATTGTCTCTGGAATAA
- a CDS encoding DUF302 domain-containing protein: protein MFYYVRKFEEDLDFVWERFKKRLEEEGFLLIGERIPVAIVEREDGIVADYHLLFICDKELVAELVKIDPNIGALFPCTGFGYRREDGNYLGVTLPSVAWKIAGERVVELMRPMEERVIKIIKTL, encoded by the coding sequence GTGTTCTACTACGTGAGAAAATTTGAAGAAGACTTGGACTTCGTATGGGAGCGCTTCAAGAAGAGGCTTGAGGAGGAGGGCTTTCTCCTCATAGGGGAAAGAATTCCAGTGGCAATCGTGGAGAGGGAAGATGGAATAGTTGCGGACTACCACCTCCTTTTCATATGCGACAAGGAACTCGTGGCGGAGCTTGTAAAAATAGACCCCAACATTGGGGCTTTGTTTCCGTGCACAGGCTTCGGTTATAGGCGCGAGGATGGAAACTACCTCGGCGTCACATTGCCGAGTGTGGCCTGGAAAATAGCGGGGGAGAGAGTGGTGGAACTAATGAGGCCCATGGAGGAGAGGGTGATAAAAATAATAAAGACCCTTTAG
- a CDS encoding SufD family Fe-S cluster assembly protein: MRSDEFSNEHVPSITKEALEELTYQKYGDSPTIKSYTKWKLFEENSPLRLPTEAKAGEVRIKANVLLSGSGTKFDLPKGVELSEGTLGLSQPEESRILGFHFYVLKRAYRLRITEDLVEPLVIVSHLSEKVFISHHINIEAENVKVPIIIYDMTEEGVKSFVIELKARKAELELLTVGKHKSLSHYLLRASLGGGTRVKAFTIISGGKMSHHREDYSLEGKGSELVLRGMPIGIGSAVDYLTNVLQYGERTVGETRVHGFAYQNGWTVHRGVAKVFEGARGSSSEVSSHVITMDKGSLGVSVPMLEVDTGDIEAASHSSSVSQFDEDALFYLRARGLTRKEALSLFVHGIGEALSDHLEKLRSKARSSVRGLTEGLL, translated from the coding sequence ATGCGCTCTGATGAGTTCTCTAACGAGCACGTTCCTTCAATCACTAAGGAGGCACTTGAGGAGCTCACTTACCAGAAGTACGGCGACAGCCCTACGATTAAGAGCTATACAAAGTGGAAGCTCTTCGAAGAGAACTCGCCCCTCAGGCTTCCGACCGAGGCAAAGGCAGGAGAAGTTAGAATCAAAGCCAACGTGCTTTTGTCTGGAAGCGGGACGAAGTTTGACCTTCCTAAGGGTGTTGAGCTGAGCGAGGGGACTCTGGGGCTTTCCCAACCAGAGGAGTCAAGGATACTCGGCTTCCACTTCTACGTCCTCAAGAGAGCCTACCGGTTGAGGATCACTGAGGACTTGGTAGAGCCGCTTGTTATAGTCTCCCACCTCTCGGAGAAGGTATTCATAAGCCACCACATCAACATCGAGGCCGAGAACGTCAAGGTCCCGATAATAATCTACGACATGACCGAAGAAGGAGTAAAATCCTTTGTTATTGAGCTCAAGGCAAGAAAGGCCGAGCTTGAGTTACTTACTGTCGGAAAACACAAAAGCTTGTCGCATTACCTCTTGAGAGCGAGCCTTGGAGGAGGGACAAGAGTCAAAGCTTTCACCATTATCAGCGGAGGTAAAATGAGCCACCATCGCGAGGACTACTCCCTCGAGGGAAAGGGAAGCGAGCTCGTACTGAGAGGGATGCCAATAGGCATAGGCTCGGCTGTTGACTACCTTACCAATGTCCTTCAGTACGGGGAAAGGACTGTGGGCGAGACGAGAGTTCATGGTTTCGCCTACCAGAACGGTTGGACTGTCCACAGGGGTGTTGCAAAGGTCTTTGAAGGGGCCAGGGGCTCTTCGAGCGAGGTCAGCTCCCACGTTATTACCATGGACAAGGGCTCCCTTGGCGTCAGTGTGCCTATGCTTGAGGTTGATACCGGAGATATCGAGGCCGCGTCGCACTCTTCGAGCGTTTCTCAGTTCGACGAGGACGCTCTCTTCTACCTCCGTGCCCGCGGACTGACGAGGAAAGAAGCGCTGAGCCTCTTTGTGCACGGCATCGGGGAGGCTTTAAGCGACCACCTTGAGAAATTAAGGTCAAAGGCAAGGAGCAGTGTAAGAGGGCTCACTGAAGGGCTGTTGTGA
- a CDS encoding CoA-binding protein — protein sequence MNHKEFKKIALVGATKNSTKYGNIILKDLINKGFEVLPVNPNYDEIEGLKCYRSVKEIPKEVDVIVFVLPPKVGIQVAKEAVEAGFKKLWFQPGAESEEIREFLEKAGVEYSFGRCIMVETGDRKMFLEV from the coding sequence ATGAACCACAAAGAGTTTAAGAAGATAGCACTCGTCGGAGCTACTAAGAATTCGACCAAGTACGGCAACATAATCCTGAAAGACCTCATCAACAAGGGCTTTGAGGTTCTTCCCGTCAACCCGAACTACGACGAAATAGAGGGGCTGAAGTGTTACAGGAGCGTTAAAGAAATTCCAAAAGAGGTTGATGTGATAGTTTTTGTTCTCCCTCCCAAAGTTGGCATTCAGGTGGCGAAGGAAGCTGTTGAGGCCGGGTTTAAAAAACTCTGGTTCCAGCCGGGAGCGGAGAGCGAGGAGATAAGAGAGTTCCTGGAGAAGGCTGGAGTTGAGTACAGCTTCGGCAGGTGCATAATGGTGGAAACCGGCGACAGGAAGATGTTCCTGGAGGTGTGA
- the thiI gene encoding tRNA uracil 4-sulfurtransferase ThiI — MIIVRYGEIAIKRGKRREFERKLAENIEKILKRKGITGKVKVIRGRILVDAPDKAAWIIAKVPGVVSVSPARVMSYDEAPGYLREALKKFNPRSFRVETQRLDKTFLKTSVEVNREVGAFIAKEFGWKVDLENPELTVGIEIINGKAYVFFEKIEGVGGLPVGTQGKVVALLSGGIDSPVAAFLMLKRGAEVIAVHFDQGKNARKVVEKVVEILSDYSPEPIELIVENHFEVLKPYVITLNKLNRREWTCVVCKVAMLRRAAEVAKENGALGIVTGDSLGQVASQTLTNLYFETITVDFPVHRPLLGFDKEEIVSIARKIKTYDAFLEYPYCDCPFRPERVVTQGKLEEFERIRTELKKEGVI; from the coding sequence GTGATAATAGTAAGATACGGTGAGATAGCGATAAAACGAGGTAAGAGAAGGGAATTTGAGAGAAAGCTGGCCGAGAACATCGAGAAAATTCTAAAAAGAAAAGGCATAACGGGAAAAGTGAAAGTAATAAGAGGGCGGATTCTCGTTGACGCCCCCGACAAAGCGGCCTGGATAATAGCCAAAGTCCCCGGAGTAGTTTCGGTATCCCCTGCGAGGGTCATGAGTTATGATGAAGCCCCCGGGTACCTCAGAGAGGCTCTTAAAAAGTTTAATCCAAGAAGCTTTAGGGTTGAAACTCAAAGACTAGATAAGACTTTTCTCAAGACTTCCGTTGAGGTCAATAGAGAGGTGGGGGCGTTCATTGCGAAGGAATTCGGTTGGAAAGTTGACTTAGAAAATCCGGAACTTACCGTGGGCATAGAGATAATCAACGGAAAGGCCTACGTGTTCTTTGAGAAGATCGAAGGAGTTGGTGGACTGCCCGTAGGGACGCAAGGAAAGGTTGTTGCTCTCTTGAGCGGAGGCATAGATTCACCGGTTGCAGCTTTTCTAATGTTGAAAAGGGGAGCTGAAGTAATAGCGGTTCACTTTGACCAAGGAAAAAATGCAAGGAAGGTAGTTGAGAAGGTCGTGGAAATCCTCAGCGATTATTCCCCCGAGCCGATAGAGCTCATAGTGGAGAATCATTTTGAAGTTCTCAAACCCTACGTGATTACGTTGAACAAGCTTAACAGAAGGGAGTGGACATGTGTTGTATGTAAGGTTGCTATGCTTAGGAGAGCAGCAGAGGTAGCAAAGGAGAACGGGGCCCTTGGAATAGTAACGGGAGACTCTCTCGGTCAAGTTGCTTCTCAAACTTTAACAAACCTATACTTTGAGACTATTACTGTGGATTTTCCAGTTCATAGACCCCTCTTGGGTTTTGATAAAGAAGAGATAGTCTCTATAGCCAGAAAAATAAAAACTTATGATGCCTTTTTGGAGTATCCCTACTGTGATTGTCCTTTCAGGCCTGAGAGAGTTGTAACACAAGGAAAATTAGAAGAGTTTGAGAGGATAAGAACTGAACTGAAAAAAGAGGGCGTAATTTGA
- a CDS encoding heavy-metal-associated domain-containing protein, producing MVKAVLKIPNMSCKHCVMRITKAIERVGAKGEVTLEEKKAVVEFDPGKVTLDDIINAIKRYGYEVEIGEGGC from the coding sequence ATGGTAAAGGCGGTTTTGAAGATACCAAACATGAGCTGTAAGCACTGCGTCATGAGGATAACTAAGGCCATCGAGCGCGTTGGAGCGAAGGGCGAGGTCACCCTCGAAGAAAAGAAGGCGGTAGTTGAGTTTGACCCCGGAAAGGTCACCTTGGATGATATTATCAACGCGATAAAGCGCTACGGCTACGAGGTTGAGATAGGTGAAGGGGGCTGTTGA
- a CDS encoding ferritin, translating into MLSEKMLKALNEQLNKEIYSAYLYFAMAGYFDDLNLEGFANWMKAQAEEEVGHALRFYNYIYDRNGRVELSEIPKPPKEWGSPIEAFEAAYEHEKFISKSIHELAVLAEEEKDYPTRAFLEWFINEQVEEEASVKKVLDKLKFAKGSPQIVFMLDSELGTRTPKLPSLLMQGE; encoded by the coding sequence ATGTTGAGTGAAAAAATGCTTAAGGCTCTAAATGAGCAACTAAACAAAGAGATATATTCTGCATACCTGTACTTTGCCATGGCTGGATATTTCGATGATTTAAACCTTGAAGGTTTTGCCAACTGGATGAAGGCTCAGGCCGAAGAAGAGGTAGGCCATGCATTGAGGTTTTATAACTACATTTACGACAGGAACGGAAGAGTGGAACTTAGCGAGATTCCAAAACCCCCAAAAGAATGGGGAAGCCCAATAGAGGCGTTTGAAGCAGCGTATGAACATGAAAAGTTCATAAGTAAATCAATACACGAGCTCGCCGTTTTAGCTGAGGAAGAAAAAGATTATCCAACAAGAGCATTTTTGGAGTGGTTCATCAACGAGCAGGTCGAGGAAGAGGCAAGTGTGAAAAAGGTACTCGATAAACTTAAATTTGCCAAGGGTAGCCCACAGATAGTGTTCATGCTTGATAGTGAACTAGGCACGAGGACTCCAAAGCTCCCGTCTCTTCTAATGCAGGGAGAATGA
- the sufC gene encoding Fe-S cluster assembly ATPase SufC — protein sequence MLKVENLKVKAEDKEILKDINLIVDDGELHVVMGPNGSGKSTLALTIAGHPKYQVIDGRIIFDVEDITNLPPEERVRRGVFLSFQHPVEVEGVKVIQFLQRVLKNLKNLDEIQAYEIIFAAVQELGLDDSILTRFLNVGFSGGERKKLEMLQAYLVKPKLLILDEPDSGVDVDSLKMIASVINKLHEGGTSILLITHYGRILEHLKPNRVHVIKEGKIVASGGVELVKIIEEKGFAAVEAV from the coding sequence ATGTTGAAAGTTGAAAATCTAAAAGTAAAAGCAGAGGACAAGGAAATTCTCAAAGATATTAATCTTATCGTTGATGATGGAGAGCTTCACGTTGTAATGGGTCCTAACGGGAGCGGGAAATCAACATTAGCCTTAACGATAGCTGGTCATCCCAAGTATCAAGTGATAGATGGGAGAATTATTTTTGATGTAGAGGATATAACTAACTTGCCTCCTGAGGAAAGGGTTAGAAGAGGTGTTTTCTTGAGTTTTCAACATCCTGTTGAAGTAGAGGGAGTGAAGGTTATTCAATTCTTGCAAAGAGTATTGAAGAATCTCAAAAACCTTGATGAAATTCAAGCTTATGAAATTATTTTTGCTGCAGTTCAGGAACTTGGTTTGGATGATTCAATACTCACACGATTCTTAAATGTTGGATTTTCTGGGGGAGAAAGGAAAAAGTTGGAAATGCTACAAGCCTATCTTGTGAAACCAAAACTTCTTATTCTTGATGAACCCGATAGTGGAGTTGATGTTGATTCTCTGAAGATGATAGCCAGCGTTATAAACAAACTTCATGAAGGGGGCACTTCAATTCTCCTGATAACCCACTACGGAAGGATTTTGGAACACCTCAAGCCCAACAGGGTGCACGTCATAAAGGAAGGAAAGATAGTTGCTTCCGGCGGTGTTGAACTGGTAAAGATAATAGAGGAAAAGGGGTTTGCGGCGGTGGAGGCAGTATGA
- a CDS encoding FTR1 family iron permease: MNVGAFLITFREALEAAIIVAIIIVYLRRTGREKQIKDVWTGVGLSVLVSIVLGAVILKLYGGLAEKELFEGIASYLAVIVLTSMIYWMATKGKNLKAEIERKVGEAISSIALIVFTFVVVFREGLETVLFLTPFATQDLGGTLAGLLLGSISALILAYLIYGVGMRINLRTFFYYSSILLVLVAAGLAGYGTHELIEWAEEEGMHLGFIEEPAYDLGIPKDSVFHHKGAIGSIFAVLFGYSVKMEWGRVLVQFGYLLVALYLVLRAYKKEPSLAPQSSRLKSKS; the protein is encoded by the coding sequence ATGAACGTTGGAGCTTTCCTCATAACCTTTAGAGAGGCCCTTGAGGCGGCCATAATAGTGGCGATAATAATTGTGTACCTCAGACGCACGGGCAGAGAGAAGCAGATTAAAGACGTATGGACTGGAGTCGGGCTTTCGGTGCTTGTGAGCATAGTCCTTGGAGCGGTGATTCTTAAGCTCTACGGAGGCCTGGCTGAAAAGGAGCTCTTCGAGGGCATAGCCTCCTACCTAGCTGTAATAGTGCTCACGAGCATGATTTACTGGATGGCCACCAAGGGGAAAAACCTCAAAGCAGAGATAGAAAGAAAAGTAGGCGAAGCGATAAGTTCTATCGCTTTGATAGTCTTTACCTTCGTAGTGGTCTTCAGGGAGGGTCTTGAAACGGTGCTATTCCTAACCCCTTTTGCAACTCAAGACTTAGGAGGCACTTTGGCAGGTCTCTTATTGGGCTCGATAAGTGCTCTGATCCTCGCGTATCTAATCTATGGTGTCGGAATGCGCATAAACTTAAGGACGTTCTTTTACTACAGCTCGATCCTGCTGGTGTTAGTTGCGGCAGGGCTGGCGGGCTACGGCACCCACGAACTCATAGAATGGGCTGAAGAAGAGGGCATGCACCTCGGCTTCATTGAGGAACCGGCCTATGACCTCGGCATACCCAAGGACAGCGTATTCCATCACAAAGGCGCAATAGGCTCGATCTTCGCGGTGCTTTTCGGTTACTCCGTGAAGATGGAGTGGGGAAGAGTCCTAGTCCAGTTCGGCTACCTCCTAGTTGCCCTTTATCTCGTGCTGAGGGCGTATAAGAAAGAACCTTCATTGGCTCCTCAGAGCTCTAGGTTGAAGAGCAAGAGCTGA
- a CDS encoding NADPH-dependent FMN reductase yields MKLKVILGTARESRKSEKVANYIVRKAQELDLKTELIDVKDYLLAYTHRWKITPEMERYRKKIIEADSLIIVAPEYNGSYPGELKILLDTIYDEYEALPVGIVTVSVVTGGMRLLQELRLAALNYKMLPVGQVLFYNVDDLFEDEELKDKKYKERVERLLRALEKYAKALKPIRDEVREKLREETERV; encoded by the coding sequence ATGAAGCTTAAGGTGATTCTCGGGACGGCAAGGGAAAGTAGGAAAAGCGAGAAAGTCGCAAACTACATCGTCAGAAAAGCCCAAGAACTCGATCTGAAAACCGAACTGATAGACGTAAAGGACTACCTCTTAGCATACACGCACCGCTGGAAGATAACGCCCGAGATGGAGAGGTACAGGAAAAAGATAATCGAGGCAGATTCCCTCATCATAGTCGCCCCCGAATACAACGGGAGCTATCCGGGGGAGCTGAAGATCCTCCTCGACACAATCTACGACGAGTACGAGGCCCTGCCGGTGGGAATTGTCACCGTGTCTGTCGTCACCGGTGGGATGAGACTCCTCCAGGAGCTAAGGCTCGCGGCCTTGAACTACAAAATGCTCCCCGTCGGGCAGGTCCTCTTCTACAACGTTGACGACCTGTTCGAAGACGAAGAACTGAAAGACAAGAAGTACAAAGAAAGGGTAGAACGGCTTTTGAGAGCACTTGAGAAGTACGCTAAGGCGCTGAAGCCGATAAGAGATGAGGTGAGAGAAAAGCTTAGGGAAGAGACGGAGCGAGTTTAA
- the sufB gene encoding Fe-S cluster assembly protein SufB produces MSDQSKLEEILKAGSLEEILGTAVPYPKEIELKGKISRDTVEELSRIKKEPEWMLRHRLRALEVFEKLPMPKWVVGIEELDLDNLILYTKPELQKEVKDWDDLPENIRKTFERLNIPEIEKKFLSGLTAVFDSESVYSQLKEEFEKKGIIMLPMEEAVKKYPDLVKKYFGKVFPPGEHKFSALHHALWSGGAFVYIPKGVRVPFPIEAFFVIGSALEGQFEHTLLVADEGSYVHFIEGCSAPMYKGFSFHDGMVEIYAHKNATVKFTTIQNWSRNVINFNNKRAIIEDNAYVEWIEGSIGSMITYTYPSSVLKGDYSRTAQYVVSLSNGPFMKDTGAKSFHVGKNTSSKIVSKSISANGGINIYRGLVRIARGAENSTATVSCDSLILDGESRAYTYPHNQNDEPSASIIHEATTGKLSEDKLFYLNARGIKEEEAKSLIVLGFISEILEGLPFEYVEVLKKVIELEFSEVGGVG; encoded by the coding sequence ATGAGTGATCAATCAAAGCTTGAGGAGATCTTGAAGGCTGGTTCTCTTGAAGAGATACTCGGCACCGCCGTTCCATATCCAAAGGAGATAGAACTGAAGGGAAAGATAAGCAGGGATACTGTGGAGGAGCTTTCAAGGATAAAGAAAGAGCCTGAGTGGATGCTCAGACACAGGTTAAGGGCGTTAGAGGTTTTCGAGAAGCTTCCAATGCCAAAGTGGGTCGTCGGTATTGAAGAGCTCGACTTAGACAATCTAATCCTTTACACAAAGCCTGAGCTCCAGAAGGAAGTGAAAGACTGGGACGACCTGCCCGAGAACATCAGAAAGACCTTTGAAAGGCTGAACATCCCCGAGATAGAGAAGAAGTTCCTCTCTGGACTGACAGCAGTATTTGATAGTGAGAGCGTTTATTCCCAGCTCAAGGAAGAGTTCGAGAAGAAGGGTATCATAATGCTCCCGATGGAAGAAGCTGTGAAGAAATACCCCGACCTAGTTAAGAAATACTTTGGAAAAGTCTTTCCCCCGGGAGAGCACAAGTTTTCAGCTTTGCACCACGCCTTATGGAGTGGGGGAGCGTTCGTATACATACCGAAGGGAGTTAGAGTCCCATTCCCGATTGAGGCGTTCTTTGTCATAGGTTCCGCCCTAGAGGGACAATTCGAGCATACTCTTCTTGTGGCAGATGAAGGGAGTTATGTTCACTTTATAGAGGGCTGTTCGGCTCCAATGTATAAGGGTTTCTCCTTCCACGACGGAATGGTCGAGATATATGCCCACAAAAACGCCACGGTAAAGTTCACCACGATACAGAACTGGAGTCGCAACGTGATAAACTTCAACAACAAGCGGGCCATTATAGAGGATAATGCCTACGTAGAGTGGATTGAAGGAAGTATTGGGAGCATGATAACATATACGTATCCTTCCAGCGTTCTAAAAGGTGATTACTCGAGAACTGCTCAGTATGTTGTCTCACTTAGCAATGGCCCATTTATGAAAGATACTGGTGCAAAAAGTTTTCATGTAGGCAAGAATACCAGTTCAAAGATAGTCTCCAAGAGCATAAGCGCCAACGGAGGAATAAACATCTACCGCGGTCTCGTTAGGATAGCCAGGGGTGCTGAGAACTCAACAGCGACGGTTTCCTGTGACTCACTAATTCTCGACGGGGAGAGCAGGGCCTACACATACCCGCACAACCAGAACGACGAGCCGAGCGCGAGCATAATCCACGAGGCAACCACCGGAAAGCTCAGCGAGGACAAGCTCTTCTACCTCAATGCCAGGGGAATAAAGGAGGAGGAAGCTAAGAGCCTCATAGTGCTCGGCTTCATAAGTGAAATCCTCGAAGGACTGCCCTTCGAGTACGTCGAGGTGCTCAAGAAGGTCATAGAGCTTGAGTTCAGCGAGGTTGGGGGTGTTGGCTAA
- a CDS encoding peroxiredoxin, protein MVMVGETVPDFEANAYFPEKDEIGKLRFSDYRGKWVILAFYPADFTFVCPTELEELAKYYEEFKKEGAEIISVSTDTAYVHKAWHDTSPSIKKIKYPMLADPAGKISRLFGTYIEDEGVSWRATFIIDPDGKVVSMHIHDNSIGRSAKEILRMLRASKYVREHPGQVCPASWEPGKETLKVSLDLVGKI, encoded by the coding sequence ATGGTGATGGTTGGAGAAACGGTTCCAGACTTCGAAGCCAATGCCTACTTCCCGGAGAAGGACGAGATAGGAAAGCTCAGGTTCTCGGACTACAGGGGCAAGTGGGTCATCCTCGCCTTCTATCCGGCAGACTTTACCTTCGTCTGCCCGACGGAGCTTGAGGAGCTGGCAAAGTATTACGAGGAGTTCAAGAAGGAGGGGGCCGAAATAATCAGCGTTTCAACGGACACAGCCTACGTCCATAAGGCCTGGCACGACACTTCACCCTCGATAAAGAAGATAAAGTACCCGATGCTCGCCGACCCGGCCGGGAAGATAAGTCGCCTGTTCGGCACCTACATCGAAGACGAGGGCGTTTCGTGGAGGGCGACCTTCATCATAGACCCGGACGGAAAGGTTGTCAGCATGCACATCCACGACAACAGCATAGGGAGGAGTGCGAAGGAAATCCTGAGGATGCTCAGGGCTTCAAAGTACGTTCGCGAGCACCCCGGTCAGGTCTGCCCGGCCAGCTGGGAGCCCGGTAAGGAGACTCTTAAGGTCAGCCTCGATCTGGTAGGAAAGATTTGA
- a CDS encoding SHOCT domain-containing protein, with protein MMFESLGREILAHAGDGEWGWHHMMGFGWFGWFGAILMLLFWGAIIAGVAWFIRWILDQSSGSTSKKRALEILDEKYARGEIDDDEYERRKRKLLGG; from the coding sequence ATGATGTTTGAAAGTTTAGGACGAGAGATTCTGGCCCATGCTGGAGATGGAGAATGGGGGTGGCATCACATGATGGGATTTGGCTGGTTTGGGTGGTTCGGAGCAATCCTCATGCTCCTGTTCTGGGGTGCGATAATAGCGGGAGTGGCGTGGTTCATTAGGTGGATACTCGACCAGAGTTCAGGCAGTACATCGAAAAAGAGAGCGCTTGAGATACTTGACGAGAAATACGCAAGGGGTGAAATAGACGACGATGAGTACGAGAGAAGAAAAAGGAAGCTCTTAGGGGGCTGA